A single genomic interval of Syntrophobotulus glycolicus DSM 8271 harbors:
- the rplJ gene encoding 50S ribosomal protein L10 codes for MPNYEEKQKIVDEIKEKLQESSGVVLADYRGMTVSQVTKLRVELRQAGIEYRVLKNTMVRRAADEIGLQGLDPYLKGLTAVAFSADPVAPAKILIEFGKKNKELQIKAGVVEGQVVGADKIKDLAALPSREVLLAQVLAGMQAPISGLVNVLQGPIRKMVYALEEVRKVKESQA; via the coding sequence ATGCCGAATTATGAGGAAAAACAAAAGATCGTTGACGAGATTAAAGAAAAGTTACAGGAATCATCAGGTGTAGTGCTTGCTGACTATAGGGGAATGACAGTGTCACAAGTGACTAAACTTAGAGTCGAGCTGCGTCAGGCAGGTATAGAATACCGTGTTCTTAAAAATACAATGGTACGTAGAGCAGCGGATGAAATTGGCTTGCAGGGCCTCGACCCTTATCTTAAAGGTTTGACTGCGGTAGCCTTCTCTGCTGATCCTGTTGCTCCGGCCAAGATCCTGATAGAGTTCGGGAAGAAAAATAAAGAGCTTCAGATTAAGGCTGGTGTGGTTGAAGGACAGGTCGTTGGGGCGGATAAGATTAAAGACTTGGCTGCTCTTCCTTCCAGAGAGGTTCTTCTTGCCCAGGTACTTGCAGGAATGCAGGCTCCTATCTCTGGCCTTGTCAATGTCCTTCAGGGTCCGATTCGCAAAATGGTTTATGCATTGGAAGAAGTGCGTAAGGTGAAAGAATCTCAAGCTTAG